A DNA window from Sphingopyxis sp. CCNWLW2 contains the following coding sequences:
- a CDS encoding DOMON-like domain-containing protein yields the protein MICHPGTPGKAVRAVAVEVSLSFDDGFALRFIVDGATAALVLPDGQGELVIADSATDGLWESTCFEAFLTEDGEPDYTEFNYSPDGRWACYQFDDYRSLLRTDDLAPWEMAAEKGDQSYALRVEPGIFPDNGAKLALSAVIEELDGTKSYWALAHPPGKPDFHHPDCFALTLGAPDAA from the coding sequence TTGATCTGTCATCCCGGTACGCCGGGCAAGGCCGTGCGCGCCGTTGCGGTCGAAGTGTCGCTGTCGTTCGACGACGGTTTCGCGTTGCGCTTCATCGTCGATGGCGCGACCGCGGCGCTCGTGCTGCCCGACGGGCAAGGCGAGCTTGTGATCGCCGACAGTGCGACCGATGGCCTTTGGGAAAGTACTTGCTTTGAGGCGTTCCTGACCGAGGACGGCGAGCCCGATTACACCGAGTTCAATTACTCGCCCGATGGCCGCTGGGCCTGTTACCAGTTCGACGATTATCGATCGCTGCTGCGGACCGACGATCTCGCGCCGTGGGAAATGGCGGCGGAGAAGGGCGATCAGAGCTATGCGCTGCGCGTCGAGCCGGGCATCTTTCCCGACAATGGCGCCAAACTCGCGCTGTCGGCGGTGATCGAGGAACTGGACGGCACCAAAAGCTATTGGGCGCTCGCGCACCCACCGGGCAAGCCTGACTTCCATCATCCCGATTGCTTTGCGCTCACGCTTGGGGCACCCGACGCGGCATGA
- a CDS encoding DUF817 domain-containing protein, whose product MSDTQRGHSRFHAVRGRLEAMAVTPGPRGWFLEFLVFGFKQGWACLFGGLMLALLLGTHLFWPDDAPLHRYDAITIGAVLIQLGMLAFRLETPKEALVILIFHIVGTVMELFKTAAGSWQYPEASLLHIGAVPLFSGFMYAAVGSYIARVWRIFDFRYSGYPPAWASYTLAAAIYVNFFAHHWVYDIRWFLFAATALLFWRCQVWFRPLHIHRRMPLLVGWGLVALFIWFAENIGTFARAWTYPSQNDGWHMVGLEKLGSWYLLMIISFVLVSLVQRPRTPD is encoded by the coding sequence ATGTCTGACACGCAGCGCGGCCACAGCCGCTTCCATGCCGTCCGAGGGCGGCTGGAGGCGATGGCGGTAACACCCGGGCCGCGCGGCTGGTTTCTCGAATTTCTCGTCTTCGGCTTCAAGCAGGGATGGGCATGCCTGTTCGGCGGCCTAATGCTCGCGCTCTTGCTCGGCACGCATCTCTTCTGGCCCGACGATGCGCCGCTCCACCGCTATGACGCGATCACCATCGGTGCGGTGCTGATCCAGCTCGGCATGCTCGCCTTCCGGCTCGAGACGCCGAAAGAGGCGCTCGTCATCCTGATCTTCCACATCGTCGGCACGGTGATGGAGCTGTTCAAGACCGCCGCGGGGTCGTGGCAATATCCCGAGGCGAGCCTGCTCCACATCGGCGCGGTGCCGCTCTTCTCGGGCTTCATGTACGCCGCGGTCGGCAGCTATATCGCCCGCGTCTGGCGCATCTTCGACTTCCGCTATTCGGGCTATCCGCCTGCGTGGGCAAGCTACACCCTCGCGGCCGCGATCTACGTCAATTTTTTCGCGCACCATTGGGTGTACGATATCCGCTGGTTCCTCTTTGCCGCGACCGCGCTGCTCTTCTGGCGCTGTCAGGTGTGGTTCCGGCCGCTCCACATCCACCGCCGCATGCCGCTGCTCGTCGGCTGGGGGCTCGTCGCGCTGTTCATCTGGTTCGCCGAGAATATCGGCACTTTCGCGCGCGCCTGGACCTATCCGAGCCAGAACGATGGCTGGCACATGGTCGGGCTCGAAAAGCTCGGCAGCTGGTATTTGTTGATGATCATCTCGTTCGTGCTCGTCAGCTTGGTCCAGCGGCCGAGGACGCCCGATTAA
- a CDS encoding exo-beta-N-acetylmuramidase NamZ family protein, with translation MTVHFGIDRLLADPALRKPLEGKRVALLAHPASVTADLTHSLDALVASGLDITAVFGPQHGVRGDLQDNMMESPDFTDLTYGMPVFSLYGEVRRPSGQSMHTFDVILVDLQDLGCRIYTYVTTLLYILEAAAQHGKAVWVLDRPNPAGRPVEGTRLLPGWESFVGAGPMVMRHGLTMGEIGHWFIRHFNLDVDYRVIAMDGWDPKGSGFGWPEGRVWINPSPNAANVNMARAYAGTVMVEGATLSEGRGTTRPLELFGAPDIDAKAVIAEMQRLAPQWLGGCKLRDIWFQPTFHKHVGQLNSGVHIHADGPWYDDAAFQPWRVQALGFKAIRGLYPDYPIWRGKDFKYEYTDDVLAIDVINGGPGLREWVDDAGATADDLDALALPDEAAWREEIADLLIY, from the coding sequence ATGACTGTTCACTTCGGCATCGACCGCCTGCTCGCCGACCCGGCGCTTCGCAAACCGCTCGAAGGAAAGCGCGTCGCGCTGCTCGCGCACCCCGCCTCGGTCACCGCCGACCTGACGCACAGCCTCGACGCGCTCGTCGCTTCGGGGCTCGACATAACCGCGGTGTTCGGGCCGCAGCATGGCGTGCGCGGCGACCTTCAGGACAATATGATGGAGTCGCCCGACTTCACCGATCTAACCTATGGCATGCCGGTGTTCAGCCTCTATGGCGAGGTGCGCCGCCCGTCGGGCCAGTCGATGCACACCTTCGACGTGATCCTGGTCGACCTGCAGGACCTCGGCTGCCGTATCTACACCTATGTGACGACGTTGCTCTACATCCTCGAAGCCGCGGCGCAGCATGGCAAGGCCGTGTGGGTGCTCGACCGCCCGAACCCAGCGGGGCGCCCGGTCGAGGGCACGCGGCTTCTGCCCGGCTGGGAAAGCTTTGTCGGCGCGGGGCCGATGGTGATGCGTCATGGCCTCACGATGGGCGAGATCGGGCACTGGTTCATCCGTCACTTCAATCTCGACGTCGACTATCGCGTCATCGCGATGGACGGATGGGACCCGAAAGGCTCCGGCTTCGGCTGGCCGGAGGGCCGCGTGTGGATCAACCCCAGCCCCAACGCCGCGAACGTCAATATGGCGCGCGCTTATGCCGGCACCGTGATGGTCGAGGGTGCGACCTTGAGCGAGGGCAGAGGCACTACACGCCCGCTCGAACTGTTCGGCGCGCCCGACATCGACGCCAAGGCGGTGATCGCCGAGATGCAGCGGCTGGCGCCCCAATGGCTCGGCGGGTGCAAGCTCCGCGACATCTGGTTCCAGCCTACCTTTCACAAGCATGTCGGCCAGCTCAACAGCGGCGTCCATATCCACGCCGACGGGCCGTGGTACGACGACGCGGCATTCCAGCCGTGGCGCGTGCAGGCGCTGGGGTTCAAGGCGATCCGCGGCCTCTATCCGGACTATCCGATCTGGCGCGGCAAGGATTTCAAATATGAATATACCGACGATGTGCTCGCGATCGACGTGATCAACGGCGGTCCGGGCCTGCGCGAGTGGGTCGACGATGCGGGCGCGACAGCGGATGATCTCGATGCGCTGGCGCTGCCCGATGAGGCGGCGTGGCGCGAGGAAATCGCCGATCTGCTAATCTACTGA
- a CDS encoding lipid II flippase Amj family protein produces the protein MIDLPLVTILLLTGFINLIGALAYAARIAGVRTRRIAMSFALFNILVLFSRTSNSFLGPFLAKRIETRIHDGSGAQLFIDMQLVLAAASVATLIGILLVPTGQRMFAAAIGWYQNNRSTTKLALKAASPSGLRTLGRSLTLPSLSHLKGWRMPKGIGWGVLIANCLAQSLLAVGVVASLYAGYLAPEFRVTASQLSALINGFATILLFAFIDPQLSVMTDDAVEGKVDEADFRRAITLISLSRLAGTVLAQALLLPAALLIAYVAVHV, from the coding sequence ATGATCGACCTCCCCCTCGTCACCATCCTGCTCCTCACCGGCTTCATCAACCTGATCGGCGCGCTTGCCTATGCCGCGCGCATCGCCGGCGTCCGCACACGGCGCATCGCGATGTCGTTCGCGCTGTTCAACATCCTCGTGCTCTTTTCGCGCACCTCGAACAGCTTCCTCGGCCCCTTCCTCGCCAAGCGGATCGAGACGCGCATCCACGACGGCAGCGGCGCCCAGCTCTTCATCGACATGCAGCTCGTGCTCGCCGCGGCGAGCGTCGCGACCTTGATCGGCATCCTGCTGGTGCCGACCGGCCAGCGCATGTTCGCCGCCGCCATCGGCTGGTATCAGAACAACCGATCGACGACGAAGCTCGCGCTCAAGGCCGCGAGCCCGAGCGGCCTGCGCACCTTGGGCCGGTCGCTGACCTTGCCCAGCCTGTCGCACCTCAAGGGCTGGCGGATGCCAAAGGGGATCGGCTGGGGCGTGCTCATCGCGAACTGCCTCGCGCAATCCCTATTGGCGGTCGGCGTCGTCGCGTCGCTCTACGCCGGCTATCTCGCCCCCGAATTTCGCGTCACCGCGTCGCAGCTCTCGGCGCTGATCAACGGTTTCGCGACGATCCTGCTCTTCGCCTTCATCGACCCGCAATTGTCGGTGATGACCGACGATGCGGTCGAGGGCAAAGTCGACGAGGCCGACTTCCGCCGCGCGATCACGCTGATTTCGCTGAGCCGCCTAGCGGGCACGGTCCTGGCGCAGGCGCTGCTGCTGCCCGCCGCGCTGCTGATCGCTTACGTCGCCGTGCATGTCTGA
- the recG gene encoding ATP-dependent DNA helicase RecG, protein MRPEILNPLFAALTDLKGVGPQLAKPLTRLGLERVVDVLFHLPTGLISRFPVDRLDQGQVGQAIIVELTAQDYRPGRSPRAPFGVEAFDSAGDHVRLVYFGRASGLARKLFPLGETRRVSGRLDMYGDMRQIVHPDHVAEPGDEDGIAVHEPVYPLTEGLTNARLSQLGAVALERRPELAEWIDAPLLASRNWPAWSDAVARAHASPRDEAARDRLAYDEIFASQVALMLIRQGLRTRKGRAIRGDGRLTDALKLPFGLTGAQERVGREIAGDMAEDTPMLRMLQGDVGSGKTLVALRAMLAAVEAGTQAALLAPTEILARQHFATLQRMLGGLPVNLAILTGRDKGKARESTLMGLADGSIDILVGTHAIFQQAVTYKDLALVVVDEQHRFGVAQRLMLTQKASRPPHLLVMTATPIPRTLQLANHGEMDVSQIDEMPPGRTPIDTRVISLDRLDDVVDSLDRHLATGAQAYWVCPLVAESEGSELAAAEDRAALLRARLGDQRVGLVHGRMKGPEKDDVMARFQAGEIGVLVATTVIEVGVDVPAASLMIVEHAENFGLAQLHQLRGRVGRGTAKSVCLLLRSQNLSETARERLALMRDTNDGFVIAEKDLELRGGGELLGLKQSGDADYRLATPEQLVRLLPVAHDDARLFVERDGGMDGARAEAVRLCLYLFERDAAVPLLRSG, encoded by the coding sequence ATGCGACCCGAGATACTCAATCCGCTCTTTGCCGCGCTCACCGACCTGAAAGGCGTCGGGCCGCAGCTTGCCAAGCCGCTGACGCGGCTGGGGCTAGAGCGCGTCGTCGATGTGCTCTTCCATTTGCCGACGGGACTGATCTCGCGCTTTCCGGTCGACCGGCTCGATCAGGGGCAGGTCGGGCAGGCGATCATCGTCGAGCTGACGGCGCAGGATTATCGCCCCGGCCGATCCCCGCGAGCGCCCTTCGGCGTCGAGGCGTTCGACAGCGCGGGCGACCATGTCCGGCTCGTCTATTTCGGGCGCGCGTCGGGGCTGGCGCGAAAACTTTTTCCCTTGGGCGAGACGCGGCGCGTGTCGGGTCGGCTCGATATGTACGGCGACATGCGCCAGATCGTGCACCCCGACCATGTCGCCGAGCCGGGCGACGAGGACGGCATCGCGGTGCACGAACCCGTCTATCCGCTGACCGAAGGCCTTACCAACGCGCGGTTGTCGCAGCTTGGCGCGGTGGCACTCGAACGGCGGCCAGAGCTTGCCGAATGGATCGATGCGCCCCTGCTCGCGAGCCGGAACTGGCCCGCGTGGAGCGACGCGGTGGCGCGCGCCCACGCCAGCCCGCGCGACGAAGCCGCGCGCGACCGGCTCGCCTACGACGAGATTTTCGCGAGCCAGGTCGCGCTGATGCTGATCCGGCAGGGCCTCCGCACCCGCAAGGGCAGGGCGATCCGTGGCGATGGCCGGCTCACCGACGCGCTGAAGCTGCCGTTCGGGTTGACGGGGGCGCAGGAGCGTGTTGGGCGCGAGATTGCGGGCGATATGGCAGAGGACACGCCGATGCTGCGCATGCTGCAGGGCGATGTCGGCTCGGGCAAGACGCTCGTCGCGCTGCGCGCGATGCTGGCGGCGGTCGAGGCGGGGACGCAGGCGGCGCTGCTCGCCCCGACCGAGATTCTGGCGCGTCAGCATTTTGCGACGTTGCAGCGGATGCTTGGCGGGCTGCCGGTGAACCTCGCGATCCTCACCGGGCGCGACAAGGGCAAGGCGCGTGAATCGACGTTGATGGGCCTCGCCGACGGCAGCATCGATATCCTCGTCGGCACGCACGCGATCTTCCAGCAGGCGGTGACGTACAAGGATCTCGCGCTGGTCGTCGTCGATGAGCAGCATCGCTTCGGCGTCGCGCAGCGATTGATGCTCACCCAAAAGGCGTCGCGCCCGCCGCACCTGCTCGTGATGACCGCGACCCCGATCCCGCGCACGCTGCAACTCGCCAATCATGGCGAAATGGACGTGTCGCAGATCGACGAAATGCCGCCCGGACGCACCCCGATCGATACGCGCGTCATCTCGCTCGATCGGCTCGACGATGTCGTGGACTCGCTCGACCGGCACCTTGCGACGGGCGCTCAGGCCTATTGGGTATGCCCGCTCGTCGCTGAAAGCGAAGGAAGCGAGCTTGCCGCCGCCGAAGATCGCGCGGCGTTGCTCCGCGCGCGGCTGGGCGACCAACGGGTCGGACTGGTGCATGGGCGGATGAAGGGGCCCGAGAAGGATGACGTCATGGCGCGTTTCCAGGCGGGCGAGATCGGGGTGCTCGTCGCGACGACGGTGATCGAGGTCGGGGTCGATGTGCCTGCCGCCAGCCTGATGATCGTCGAGCATGCCGAGAATTTTGGGCTCGCGCAGCTCCACCAGCTGCGCGGGCGGGTCGGGCGCGGCACCGCGAAATCGGTGTGCCTGTTGCTGCGCTCGCAGAATCTGTCCGAAACTGCGCGCGAGCGGCTCGCGTTGATGCGCGATACGAACGACGGTTTCGTGATCGCCGAAAAGGATCTCGAACTGCGCGGCGGGGGCGAATTGCTCGGGCTCAAACAGTCGGGGGATGCCGACTACCGGCTCGCGACCCCCGAACAGCTCGTCCGGCTGCTGCCAGTAGCGCACGATGATGCGCGGCTGTTCGTCGAGCGCGATGGCGGGATGGACGGCGCGCGGGCGGAGGCGGTGCGGCTCTGCCTCTATCTGTTCGAGCGTGATGCGGCGGTGCCGCTGCTCAGGAGCGGTTAG
- the tyrS gene encoding tyrosine--tRNA ligase, producing MTSYKSDLLRLLDERGYIHQTTDAEGLDALAAKQVVPGYIGFDATAPSLHVGSLVQIMMLRRLQQTGHKPVVLMGGGTTRIGDPTGRDESRKMLSDETIAANIASIFSIFQQYLTFGDGPTDAVMVDNQDWLGQLGYIELLQEVGTHFTINRMMTFDSVKLRLEREQPMTFLEFNYMILQGYDFRHLSKERGVRLQMGGSDQWGNIVNGMELGRRMDGADLYGLTTPLLTTAAGTKMGKTAAGAVWLNPEQLSHFDYWQFWRNTDDRDVGKFLKLFTDLPLEEIARLEALEGAEINEAKKILANEATAMCRGADASKAAAETATQTFEKGQVGGDLPQAVAPAEGISVVDALRELGFATSNKEARRKLDEGAVKVDGVVIRDPQHLIQPGTDPVPLSLGSKKHGLVTR from the coding sequence ATGACCAGTTACAAATCCGACCTGCTGCGCCTCCTCGACGAGCGAGGCTATATCCATCAGACGACCGACGCGGAAGGGCTCGATGCGCTCGCCGCGAAACAGGTCGTCCCCGGATATATCGGCTTCGACGCAACCGCGCCGTCGCTGCACGTCGGCAGCCTCGTTCAGATTATGATGCTGCGCCGCCTGCAACAGACGGGGCACAAGCCCGTCGTACTGATGGGTGGCGGAACGACGCGGATCGGCGACCCGACCGGCCGCGACGAAAGCCGCAAGATGCTGTCGGACGAAACGATCGCCGCGAATATCGCGTCGATCTTCAGCATCTTCCAGCAATATCTGACCTTCGGCGACGGCCCGACCGACGCGGTGATGGTCGACAACCAGGACTGGCTCGGCCAGCTCGGTTATATCGAACTGCTCCAGGAAGTCGGAACGCACTTCACAATCAACCGCATGATGACCTTCGATTCGGTCAAGCTGCGGCTCGAGCGCGAACAGCCGATGACCTTCCTCGAATTCAATTACATGATCCTGCAGGGCTATGATTTCCGCCATCTGTCGAAGGAGCGCGGCGTGCGGCTCCAGATGGGCGGGTCGGACCAGTGGGGCAATATCGTCAACGGGATGGAGCTTGGCCGCCGCATGGACGGCGCCGACCTCTATGGCCTCACGACTCCGCTGCTGACCACCGCTGCGGGAACAAAAATGGGCAAAACCGCCGCCGGCGCGGTGTGGCTTAATCCCGAACAACTGTCCCATTTTGACTATTGGCAGTTCTGGCGCAACACCGACGACCGCGACGTCGGCAAGTTCCTGAAGCTGTTCACCGACCTGCCGCTTGAAGAGATCGCGCGGCTCGAAGCGCTTGAGGGCGCGGAGATCAACGAGGCGAAGAAGATCCTCGCGAACGAAGCGACCGCGATGTGCCGCGGCGCGGACGCCTCAAAGGCGGCCGCCGAGACCGCGACGCAAACCTTTGAAAAGGGGCAGGTCGGTGGCGACCTTCCGCAGGCCGTCGCGCCCGCCGAGGGGATCAGCGTCGTCGATGCATTGCGCGAACTGGGCTTCGCGACGTCGAACAAGGAGGCGCGCCGCAAGCTCGACGAGGGCGCGGTGAAGGTCGACGGCGTCGTCATTCGCGACCCGCAACATCTGATCCAGCCCGGCACAGATCCCGTTCCGCTCAGCCTCGGGTCAAAAAAACATGGCCTTGTGACGCGGTAA
- a CDS encoding immunity protein Imm33 domain-containing protein has translation MTLRRQYQRWFGRYQIKDPRPIAAGSPYTFELPSENELLAVAPGDLVKLLFRSIPAGEWETERMWVIVTDADGANMAGTLDNEPSDMPQLKAGDRINFCRDHIIDIIWDDDCVTPPPPSPRSRDYWDRCFVDNAILDGRRKVEFLYREEPEPPREGDKFPDSGWRIESDPPELSDIESSSPPFSYVALGAVLNRDDSWLHLIDEPVGNAFERDPGTGQFVPAEMPIDDSE, from the coding sequence ATGACGCTTCGCCGGCAATATCAGCGCTGGTTCGGCCGTTACCAAATCAAGGATCCGCGGCCGATTGCCGCGGGATCACCCTATACTTTCGAACTTCCGTCAGAGAATGAGCTGCTCGCGGTCGCGCCTGGCGACCTCGTCAAGCTGTTGTTCCGGTCGATTCCGGCCGGTGAATGGGAAACCGAGCGCATGTGGGTCATCGTGACCGACGCCGATGGCGCGAATATGGCCGGGACGCTCGACAATGAACCAAGCGACATGCCGCAGCTCAAGGCCGGCGACCGCATAAATTTCTGTCGCGACCACATCATCGATATCATATGGGACGATGATTGCGTCACACCGCCGCCGCCCTCCCCCCGCAGCCGCGACTATTGGGACCGCTGTTTCGTCGACAATGCGATCCTCGACGGCCGGCGAAAGGTCGAGTTTCTGTATCGCGAAGAACCCGAACCGCCGCGCGAGGGTGATAAGTTTCCCGACAGCGGCTGGCGGATCGAGAGTGACCCGCCCGAGTTGTCCGACATTGAGAGCAGCAGTCCGCCTTTCAGCTATGTTGCGCTCGGCGCGGTGCTGAACCGCGACGATAGCTGGCTGCACCTGATCGACGAACCGGTCGGAAATGCCTTCGAGCGCGACCCGGGCACGGGCCAGTTCGTCCCGGCCGAAATGCCGATCGACGACTCCGAGTGA
- a CDS encoding vWA domain-containing protein: MFFGFLDELRAAGIPASLKEHLMLLEALDREVIDRSPEQFYYLSRAIYVKDEGLLDRFDQVFNKVFKGIISDYGQNPVDVPADWLKAVAEKFLTPEEMAAIESLGDWDKIMETLKERLEEQQKRHEGGSKWIGTGGTSPFGNSGYNPEGVRIGGESKHKRALKVWEKREFQNLDNTKELGTRNIKIALRRLRKFAREGAADELDILGTIDGTARQGWLDIKMRPERRNAVKLLLFLDVGGSMDPFIKLCEELFSAATTEFKNLEFFYFHNCPYEGVWKDNKRRWSERHQMWDILHKYGHDYKVIFVGDASMSAYEITHPGGSVEHFNEESGAVWLQRITHVYPAAVWLNPVPEAHWGYTQSVKLIKQLMNDRMYPLSLAGLDDAMRELTRKH; the protein is encoded by the coding sequence ATGTTTTTCGGCTTTCTCGACGAGCTTCGCGCCGCGGGTATTCCCGCCAGCCTGAAAGAGCATCTGATGCTGCTGGAGGCGCTCGACCGCGAAGTGATCGACCGCAGCCCCGAGCAATTCTATTACCTCAGCCGCGCGATCTATGTGAAGGACGAGGGCCTGCTCGACCGTTTCGACCAGGTGTTCAACAAGGTCTTCAAGGGCATCATCTCCGACTATGGTCAGAACCCGGTCGACGTCCCCGCCGACTGGCTGAAGGCGGTCGCCGAGAAATTTTTGACGCCAGAAGAAATGGCGGCGATCGAGTCGCTCGGCGACTGGGACAAGATCATGGAGACGCTGAAAGAGCGGCTCGAGGAACAGCAGAAACGCCACGAGGGCGGCAGCAAGTGGATCGGCACCGGCGGCACCTCGCCCTTCGGCAATTCGGGCTATAATCCCGAAGGTGTTCGGATCGGCGGCGAGAGCAAGCACAAGCGCGCGCTGAAGGTCTGGGAAAAGCGCGAGTTCCAGAACCTCGACAACACCAAGGAACTCGGCACCCGCAACATCAAGATCGCGCTCCGCCGCCTGCGCAAATTCGCGCGCGAGGGCGCGGCCGACGAGCTCGATATTCTGGGCACGATCGACGGCACCGCGCGGCAGGGCTGGCTCGATATCAAGATGCGCCCCGAACGGCGCAACGCGGTGAAGCTGCTGCTCTTCCTCGACGTCGGCGGATCGATGGACCCGTTCATCAAGCTCTGCGAAGAATTGTTCAGCGCCGCGACGACCGAGTTCAAGAATCTCGAATTCTTCTATTTCCACAATTGCCCGTACGAAGGCGTGTGGAAGGACAATAAGCGCCGCTGGTCCGAACGCCACCAGATGTGGGACATCCTCCACAAATATGGCCATGATTATAAAGTGATCTTTGTCGGCGATGCGTCGATGAGCGCTTATGAAATCACCCATCCGGGCGGCAGCGTCGAACATTTCAACGAGGAATCGGGCGCGGTCTGGCTCCAGCGGATCACGCATGTCTATCCCGCCGCGGTGTGGCTCAACCCGGTGCCCGAGGCGCATTGGGGCTACACCCAGTCGGTGAAGCTGATCAAACAGCTGATGAACGACCGCATGTATCCGCTCAGCCTCGCCGGGCTGGACGATGCGATGCGCGAGCTGACGCGAAAGCATTGA
- a CDS encoding M24 family metallopeptidase, with amino-acid sequence MMMHRRQFLGTAAIGGLAAALPAPVFAADTAGLPNLAAKAVPIGKAERMARIAKAKELMRANDIGALLIEPGSSLIYFTGVEWWRSERLTAAVLTREGEFAVVTPFFEEPSVRESLGVDADVLTWNEDENPLAAVAAWLGKRGLTKGKIGVEETVRYFAVDGLEKAMPGAQVVNGAPVVRGCRMHKSPAEIALMQIAADITLAAYRHTAPRVEAGMTPADIGAIMKAATIALGGKSEFELILLGEASAYPHGSGKPQAVKSGEVVLMDCGATVHGYQSDISRSFVYGKATARQRQVWDQMRKGQDVAFAAAKLGTPAGQVDDAVRAYYESLGWGPGYKLPGTSHRTGHGIGLDGHEPVNLVRGETTKLAPGMCFSNEPGIYIPGEFGIRLEDCFYMTDSGPKWFSEPPPSIDKPFG; translated from the coding sequence ATGATGATGCACCGAAGGCAATTCCTCGGCACCGCGGCAATTGGCGGGCTGGCAGCGGCTTTGCCCGCGCCGGTGTTCGCTGCCGATACCGCCGGCCTTCCCAATCTCGCCGCGAAGGCTGTCCCGATTGGCAAGGCAGAACGCATGGCGCGGATCGCCAAGGCGAAGGAACTGATGCGCGCGAACGATATCGGCGCCCTGCTGATCGAGCCGGGGTCGAGCCTCATCTATTTCACCGGGGTCGAATGGTGGCGCAGCGAGCGGCTGACCGCGGCGGTGCTGACGCGCGAAGGCGAGTTCGCGGTCGTTACGCCATTTTTCGAAGAACCATCGGTGCGCGAGAGTCTGGGCGTCGACGCCGACGTGCTGACGTGGAACGAGGATGAGAACCCGCTCGCGGCGGTCGCGGCGTGGCTCGGCAAGCGCGGGCTGACCAAGGGCAAGATCGGCGTCGAGGAAACAGTGCGCTATTTCGCGGTCGATGGCCTCGAAAAGGCAATGCCCGGCGCGCAGGTGGTCAACGGCGCGCCGGTCGTGCGCGGCTGCCGGATGCACAAGTCACCGGCCGAAATCGCGCTGATGCAGATCGCCGCCGACATCACGCTCGCCGCCTACCGCCACACCGCGCCGCGGGTCGAGGCGGGAATGACCCCCGCCGACATCGGGGCAATTATGAAGGCCGCGACCATCGCGCTCGGCGGCAAGAGCGAGTTCGAGCTGATCCTGCTCGGCGAGGCGAGCGCCTATCCGCACGGCAGCGGCAAGCCACAGGCGGTTAAGAGCGGCGAGGTCGTGCTCATGGACTGCGGTGCGACGGTGCATGGCTATCAATCCGATATTTCGCGCAGCTTTGTTTATGGCAAGGCGACGGCGCGCCAGCGGCAGGTGTGGGACCAGATGCGCAAGGGACAGGATGTCGCTTTCGCCGCGGCAAAGCTCGGCACGCCCGCGGGTCAGGTCGATGACGCGGTGCGCGCCTATTATGAGAGTCTCGGCTGGGGACCTGGCTACAAGCTTCCCGGCACGTCGCACCGCACCGGCCACGGCATCGGGCTCGATGGGCACGAGCCGGTCAACCTAGTGCGCGGCGAAACGACGAAGCTCGCGCCCGGCATGTGCTTCTCGAACGAACCCGGCATCTACATTCCCGGCGAGTTCGGCATAAGGCTGGAGGACTGTTTCTACATGACCGACAGCGGGCCGAAGTGGTTCAGCGAGCCGCCGCCGTCGATCGACAAGCCGTTCGGTTAA
- a CDS encoding PilZ domain-containing protein, with protein MRKIDTSKAHYVGLDQRIAPRSDVYCRLPFVMPDGRQEMCTCVNISADGMLMRFERGLEIGDLVVLRMPIIGRTSAKVVWSLAGKTGLQFEKSISVEDYLPMIRAMGARGDVN; from the coding sequence ATGCGCAAGATCGACACGAGCAAGGCCCATTATGTCGGCCTCGACCAGCGGATCGCTCCGCGTAGCGACGTCTATTGCCGCCTGCCCTTCGTCATGCCCGACGGACGGCAGGAAATGTGCACCTGCGTCAACATCAGCGCCGACGGTATGCTCATGCGCTTCGAACGCGGGCTGGAGATCGGCGACCTTGTCGTGCTCCGCATGCCGATCATCGGCCGCACCTCGGCGAAGGTCGTCTGGTCGCTCGCCGGCAAGACGGGTTTGCAGTTCGAAAAATCAATCTCGGTCGAAGATTATCTGCCGATGATCCGCGCCATGGGCGCGCGCGGGGATGTGAACTAA
- a CDS encoding succinate dehydrogenase assembly factor 2, which translates to MQDRLKRLKFRAWHRGTREADYMIGGFFDRYASEWGDEELSWYEAVVEEDDVDIMAWALGTGQPPAHLDRPEMIAAMRRLDYIPLP; encoded by the coding sequence ATGCAAGACCGCCTCAAACGCCTGAAATTCCGTGCCTGGCACCGCGGCACGCGCGAGGCCGATTATATGATCGGCGGCTTCTTCGACCGCTATGCGAGCGAATGGGGCGACGAGGAGCTGAGCTGGTACGAAGCCGTTGTCGAGGAAGACGATGTCGATATCATGGCGTGGGCGCTCGGCACCGGTCAGCCGCCCGCGCATCTCGACCGGCCGGAGATGATCGCCGCGATGCGCCGCCTGGATTATATCCCGCTGCCATGA